The Fusobacterium necrophorum subsp. necrophorum genome has a window encoding:
- a CDS encoding helix-turn-helix domain-containing protein has protein sequence MYVKLKQFMVEKSLKNKDLADLLDISYPCISKKLNQKGSDFTVKEVKCLCEKYGLDANLYFFS, from the coding sequence ATGTATGTGAAATTAAAACAATTTATGGTTGAGAAATCATTAAAAAATAAAGATTTAGCAGACTTACTAGATATAAGCTACCCGTGTATAAGTAAAAAATTAAACCAGAAAGGCTCCGATTTTACGGTAAAAGAAGTAAAATGTCTTTGTGAGAAATATGGATTAGACGCTAATTTATATTTTTTTTCTTAA
- a CDS encoding helix-turn-helix transcriptional regulator: MEKKFLFGDRLKTLRKPKEGNSLSMDELSKIFKEKYDLSVNKSMISRWETGIAVPDNKHIVAYAKYFDIDMNYLIGLTNVKRNLSDITYSKDNAKDENLFEILEFLKNLDRERLKKIKEIIFSLKEADAQKLDAIIKILK; this comes from the coding sequence ATGGAAAAAAAATTTTTATTCGGAGACAGGTTAAAAACTTTAAGAAAACCAAAAGAGGGGAATAGCTTAAGCATGGATGAGCTGAGTAAAATCTTTAAAGAGAAGTATGATTTGTCGGTCAACAAAAGTATGATTTCAAGATGGGAGACCGGTATAGCGGTTCCAGATAATAAGCATATAGTTGCTTACGCTAAATATTTTGACATTGACATGAACTATCTTATCGGACTAACAAACGTTAAGAGAAATCTATCAGATATAACATATTCAAAGGATAATGCGAAAGATGAAAATTTATTTGAAATTTTAGAATTCTTAAAAAATTTAGATAGGGAAAGATTAAAGAAGATAAAAGAAATTATCTTTTCCCTAAAAGAAGCGGATGCACAAAAATTAGATGCAATTATTAAAATTTTAAAATAG
- a CDS encoding IS91 family transposase, with product MLKDLFLTSNLPHILQNIQPFFSPAHFLHLIKSFNAFLLCADYQKAFVSFACPQCGLTHKFPITCKTRLCPTCGYKYSKVWAQKITNELLNVPHRHLLFTIPKECRPFFCLDRSLLHKLTLGIKQIFDYQFQNTHKKRKRKKKIGKYSKNYFTESDIVHYGLITVIHTFGRDLKWNPHVHALISLGGFNKRFVWKKLDYFHVDVIANQWKFIVLQLIQSGNYQDPIWKEKAKQVANKLYKENARLFFSVGRQEVNSAEGLLKYLGRYLARAPIADYKIVNVTEKEVTFFFHDLANHKKKTYITMSREKFIQQVLIHLPPKHFKMISRFGFYARRKSDTLKIHMAFLQKKKKKNPFSFYVNSMLENFQIHPFLCPNCHIPMRKKELYITVRWYGRKIHISYLSKT from the coding sequence ATGTTAAAAGACCTATTCCTTACCTCTAATTTACCACATATTTTACAAAATATCCAACCTTTTTTTTCTCCTGCGCATTTTCTCCACCTCATAAAATCTTTCAATGCTTTTTTACTTTGTGCTGATTATCAAAAAGCTTTCGTCTCTTTTGCTTGTCCTCAATGTGGGCTTACTCATAAATTCCCAATTACTTGTAAAACTAGACTTTGTCCTACCTGTGGATATAAATATTCTAAAGTCTGGGCACAAAAAATAACAAATGAACTTCTAAATGTTCCTCATAGACATCTACTCTTCACAATTCCTAAGGAATGTAGACCTTTTTTTTGCTTAGATCGTTCTTTACTACACAAACTTACTTTAGGAATCAAACAAATCTTTGATTATCAGTTTCAGAATACTCATAAAAAACGAAAAAGAAAAAAGAAAATTGGGAAATATTCCAAAAACTATTTTACAGAATCTGATATTGTACACTATGGACTCATAACTGTAATTCATACCTTTGGCAGAGACTTAAAATGGAATCCTCATGTGCATGCACTCATTTCTTTGGGAGGATTTAATAAACGTTTTGTATGGAAAAAATTAGACTATTTTCATGTAGATGTCATTGCGAATCAATGGAAATTTATCGTCTTACAACTCATTCAATCCGGAAATTATCAAGATCCCATCTGGAAAGAAAAAGCAAAACAAGTAGCCAATAAACTCTACAAAGAAAATGCACGACTTTTTTTCTCGGTGGGAAGACAAGAAGTCAATTCTGCGGAAGGACTCTTGAAATATCTAGGTAGATATCTTGCGCGTGCTCCGATCGCTGATTACAAAATCGTGAATGTTACAGAAAAAGAAGTAACTTTCTTTTTTCATGATTTGGCAAATCACAAAAAAAAAACATATATCACCATGTCTCGAGAAAAATTTATTCAACAAGTATTGATTCATCTTCCCCCAAAACATTTTAAAATGATTTCTCGTTTTGGTTTTTATGCGCGTAGAAAATCAGATACTTTAAAAATACATATGGCATTCTTACAAAAAAAGAAAAAGAAGAATCCTTTTTCCTTTTATGTCAACTCCATGCTAGAAAATTTTCAAATACATCCTTTCCTATGCCCAAATTGCCATATCCCCATGAGGAAAAAAGAACTTTACATCACGGTACGCTGGTATGGAAGAAAAATTCACATCTCATATCTTTCCAAAACCTAA
- a CDS encoding site-specific integrase, with the protein MRRNKGEGSITTTTRNGKTYYKASVTIGYDANGKQIRKYFGSFKKSVVVDKINTVKYEAKTNSLSSDSAITFGNLFYKWIHDYKRNEVQSNTFDEYLVCYRRLTKYPISNVKVSILTVDMMQLFFNDLQKDYSPNVIKKMKIKLKSCLHFAFEKGIVHRNPCSGVILQKVIKKKDDQFKVFSKEEQELIIANLDFRNVIDRLIYVAFYTGLRLGEILALKWVRLITGTLHVREQYQRETVFHEDGSKSYIYVMKDMLKTPHSERDIPIPDKIIKFLNSLERISDLVFCNENGNPLERKRPDRRIKILCRQLGIDDSRTFHSVRHSYCTRLFEANVPIKTAQVLMGHSNVKITMNVYAHVMKEKKMEVVDVLEKI; encoded by the coding sequence ATGCGGAGAAATAAAGGAGAAGGTAGTATCACAACGACTACCCGGAACGGGAAGACCTACTATAAAGCTTCTGTGACAATAGGATATGACGCAAATGGAAAACAAATCCGGAAATACTTTGGAAGTTTTAAAAAATCCGTAGTAGTGGATAAAATCAATACTGTCAAATATGAAGCAAAAACAAACAGTTTAAGCAGTGATTCAGCGATCACATTTGGGAATTTATTTTACAAATGGATCCACGATTATAAAAGAAATGAGGTACAATCAAACACATTCGATGAGTACTTAGTTTGCTATCGCAGACTAACGAAATATCCAATTTCTAATGTGAAAGTTAGCATTCTTACAGTCGATATGATGCAATTATTTTTTAATGATTTGCAGAAGGACTATAGCCCGAATGTGATAAAAAAAATGAAAATAAAATTAAAATCATGTTTACATTTTGCATTTGAGAAAGGGATTGTCCATAGAAACCCTTGTTCCGGAGTGATTTTGCAAAAGGTTATCAAGAAAAAAGATGATCAATTTAAAGTATTCTCGAAAGAGGAACAAGAGTTGATTATTGCAAATCTTGATTTCAGAAATGTTATAGACCGACTTATCTATGTGGCGTTTTATACTGGTCTGCGGCTTGGAGAGATACTGGCTTTAAAATGGGTTAGACTTATCACAGGGACACTACATGTGCGAGAACAGTATCAGAGAGAAACTGTTTTTCATGAGGATGGAAGCAAATCTTATATTTACGTGATGAAAGACATGCTAAAAACTCCGCATAGTGAGCGGGATATTCCAATCCCAGATAAAATAATCAAGTTTTTAAATAGCTTAGAAAGAATATCCGATTTGGTGTTTTGCAATGAAAATGGAAATCCTCTTGAACGGAAAAGACCGGATAGGAGAATAAAAATACTTTGCAGACAATTAGGTATAGATGACAGCAGAACATTTCACAGTGTTCGTCACAGCTACTGTACGAGGCTGTTTGAAGCGAATGTTCCAATCAAAACGGCACAAGTGCTTATGGGGCATTCAAATGTCAAAATCACAATGAATGTTTATGCACATGTCATGAAAGAGAAAAAAATGGAAGTCGTGGATGTGCTGGAAAAAATATAA